The Methanobrevibacter millerae genome includes the window AATAATTCTCCCAAAGTTTTATTAGATAAATCTGACTCTTCCACTACACCTAATCTTACCATCATTTTGTCAGATTCTTCCATAACTATCTTAAATACAGGATGTGGTTTAATGCCTTTAATAACTAAATCTGCTAAATCTTTTGCAGCATTTGCCATACTTTCAGCAGCTTCAGCAATTTCTAAAAGTGCTGTTAATCTTTCGGCATCTTCATATGTTCTTGCTGCTACCAATGATTCCTTTTTAATTTCATAATTCATCGCATTAACCCTATTTTCTAAAGTTAATACTTCTTCAGCAGCATCAACACTATTAAATAAAACTGCTGAATAGGCCAAGTCTACCATTAACTCGGACATATTTTTCATTTCAATTAAAAGATTTTTAATCGACATAAAATTCCCTCTATAAATCTCTTGGATTATTATTTAATAAACATGCTCTTCTTAATTTTAATAAAGTTTTTTTCTTTTTCTTTAAATCATCCACTTCTTCT containing:
- a CDS encoding potassium channel family protein, whose protein sequence is MSIKNLLIEMKNMSELMVDLAYSAVLFNSVDAAEEVLTLENRVNAMNYEIKKESLVAARTYEDAERLTALLEIAEAAESMANAAKDLADLVIKGIKPHPVFKIVMEESDKMMVRLGVVEESDLSNKTLGELFLANRTGMRVIAIRRGESWIYGPDKNTMILANDILLLKGTDEGAELLRKLASAACSLEDIPEELEDED